From the genome of Streptomyces sp. V2I9:
CGCGGAGGTCCTCGCCGGCCGGGCGGCGGCGACGGCCCTCGACGAGCTGGCGATCCTGAACCCGCGCGACGCACAGCGGCACGCCCTGCTCCGGGATTCCGTGCTCGCCCACGGGGTGACCGCCGCCTACGATGCGCTGATCCTCCAGGAGCAGGTGGCGCAGTGGCTGGAGTACACGGACTGGAAGGAGTCGCGGGCCTACCTGGAGGAGAACCCGCGCCTGCTGAACGTACGGCCGCCGGACGGCACCCCGCCGGCCCACGTCGCGCTGCTCGACATCGGCCGCACCGAGGGGCTGGACGCCGCGTACCGCCTCGTCGAGGACCGGACGGCTCTCCAGGCGTACGTGGACCGGGCGTTGGAGGCCGGGGACGGCGTCGCGCTGATGCACGGGGGCGGCATCGAGAGCCAGGTCTTCGGCGACCGGCTCTCCTCCCTGACCCACGCACAGCTGGCCCTGGTCCTGGCGGGGGCGTCCGGCGGCTTCGAGCCGGGCGACCTCGCCGCGATCCTGCACGCGGCCCCGGAGGAGACCCGCGCCCGCCTGGTCCGGGAGACGGTGGAGCTGAGTCTCCGCCGCCCCGAGCCGCACGGGGAGACGTGGCGCCGGATCATCGAGGCGCTGGGCGGGGAGGCCTGAGGACCGCGGGTACGCCGTCGGCCGGCGCGCGGGGACACCTTCGTCCCCCTCGGCCGGGCGGACGGGAAACCCGAAGGGGCCCGTCCCACACGTGTGGGGGGACGGGCCCCTTCGGGCTGCCGGGTTTCCCCGGTTCAGGCCTTGGCGGGTTCGGCCTCGCGGGGCTCCTCCGTCCGGGCCTCGGGCGTCGTCCCCTCCTTGGCCGCGCGCTTGGCGGCCTTCTTCCTGGCGCGGCGTTCCTTGCGGAGCTCGACCATCGCGTACAGCGTCGGCACGAGGAGCAGGGTCAGCAGCGTGGAGCTGATCAGGCCGCCGATCACCACGACGCCCAGCGGCTGCGAGATGAAGCCGCCCTCGCCGGTGACGCCGAGCGCCATCGGGAGCAGGGCGAAGATGGTCGCCAGGGCCGTCATCAGGATCGGACGGAAACGGTGGCGGCCGCCCTCGATGACGGCTTCGACGATGCCGAGGCCCTGGGCGCGGTACTGGTTGATCAGGTCGATCAGCACGATCGCGTTGGTGACCACGATGCCGATGAGCATCAGCATGCCGATCATCGCCGGGACGCCCAGCGGGGTGCCGGTGATGAGCAGCAGGGCCAGGGCCCCGGTGGCCGCGAACGGCACGGAGACCAGCAGGATCAGCGGCTGGACGAGCGACCGGAAGGTGGCCACCAGCAGCATGAACACGATGGCGATGGCGGCCAGCATGGCGAGGCCGAGCTGGCCGAACGCCTCCTCCTGGTCCGCGCTGACGCCGCCGATGGTGGCGGTGGCCCCCTCGGGGAGGTCCAGCGCGTCGAGCTTCTTGGCGAGGTCCGTGCTGACCGCGCCGGTGTTGTCGCCGACCGGCTTGGCGGTGATCGTCGCCGAGCGCTGGCCGTCGATCCGGGTCATCGAGACCGGGCCGGGGACGAGCTTCACGTCCGCGATGTCGCCGAGCTCGACCGGGCCGAGGGGCAGGGCCTTCAGCTCGGCCATGGTGGCGGCCGGCTTCGCCGAGCGGATGACGATGTCGCGCTCGGTGTCGTCCAGCGTCGCGGAGCCGGCGGGCGTACCGCGTACGGCTCCGGCGACGATGCCGCCCAGGGCGGCGGAGTCGAACCCGGCGGCGGCCGCCTTGTCGTTGGCGGTGACCGAGATGCGCGGGACGCTCTGCGCCAGGTCGCTCTGGACGTCGGTGACGTCCTCGATGGTGGCGACCTCGGTGCGGACGGCCTCGGCCGCCTTCGCCAGGACGTCGCCGTCCGCGGCCTTGACCACGACGCTCAGATCCTGGGAGCCGAATCCGTCACCGGCGGCGATGGTGGTGTCACCGATCCCGTCGAGCTTGCCGAGGGCCGTGTCGATGCGGTCCCGGGCGTCCTCGGAGTCCGCCGCGTCCTTCAGGGTGACCTGGTAGGACGCCTGGTTGGAGCCGGTGCCGCCGCCGAAGGCGGCCATGAAGCCGGAGGAGCCGACGGTGACCTGGTAGTCCTTGACGCCCTTGTCCTCGGCGAGGACCTCCTCGACCTTGCGCGCGGCCTCGTCGGCGGCCTCCAGGCTGGTGCCGGGGGCCAGCTCCTGCTTGACGGTCAGGACCTCCTGCTCGCCGGGGTCGAAGAAGTTCGTCTTCAGCAGCGGGACCATGCCGAAGGTGCCGAGCAGGACGGCGACGGCGATGACGAGGCTGGTGACCCGGCGGCGGGTGGCGAAGCGGAGGATCGGGACGTAGATCCGCTGGAGCCGGCTGGCCGCCTCCTTCTCCTCGGCGAGGCGGCGGGCCTCCGCCGCGTCCTCGGGGGTGCCCTTCGGCGGGCGCAGGAACCAGTACGACAGGACCGGCACCACGGTGAGCGAGACCACCAGCGAGGCGAGCAGCGCGGCGGTGACGGTCAGTGAGAACGAGCCGAACAGCTGACCGACCATGCCGCCGACCAGACCGATGGGCAGGAAGACGGCGACGGTGGTGAGGGTGGCGGAGGTGACCGCTCCGGCGACCTCCTTGACCGCGGTGATGATCGCCGCGTGGCGCTCCTCGCCGTAGCCGAGGTGGCGCTTGATGTTCTCCAGGACCACGATCGAGTCGTCGACGACCCGGCCGATGGCGATGGTGAGCGCGCCGAGCGTGAGCATGTTCAGCGACAGGTCGCGGGTCCAGAGCACGATCAGCGCGAGGACGACCGAGAGCGGGATGGAGACCGCGGTGACCAGCGTCGAGCGGATCGACGCGAGGAAGACCAGGATCACGACGACCGCGAAGACCAGACCGAGCGCGCCCTCCGTGGTCAGGCCCGAGATCGACTTGGAGACGGCGGGGCCCTGGTCGGAGACGACCGTCAGCTCGGCGCCGCTGCCGAGGTCCTTGCGGAGGTCGGGCAGCTTCTCCCGGACGGCGTCCGAGATGACGACAGCGCTGCCGTCCTTGTCCATCGTCGCCATCACGGCGAGGCTCGGCCTGCCGTTGGTGCGGGTGATGGAGACCGCCGTGGACGGCTCCTGCACGACCTCGGCCACGTCGCCGAGGCGCACGGGCTTCGCCGGTCCGCCCGAGCCGCCCGCCGGGTCCTCGGCGACGACCTGGAGGTCCTCGATCTGCTGCAGCGAGGTGAAGGGGCCGCCGACCTGGACGGTGCGGTTCTTGCCGGACTCGGAGAAGGAGCCCGCCGGCACGGTGGCGCCGCCGGACTGGAGCGCCCCGGCGAGCGTGCCCGCGTTCAGGCCGGCCGCGGCGAGCTTCTTGTCGTCGGGGACGACGGAGACCTGGAGTTCCCGCACGCCGTCCACGGTGACCTGGCCGACGCCGTCGATGTCCTGGAGGGCCGGGACGACGGCGCGGTCGAGCCGGTCGGCCAGGACCTGCTGGTCCTCGTCGGAGGCGACGGCGAGGACCACGGTCGGGATGTCGTCCGTGGAGCCCGCGATCACCTGCGGGTCGACGTCGGCGGGCAGCTGGGCGCGTGCCCGGTTCACCGCCTGCTGGATGTCCGCGACGAGCTGCTTGGTGCCCTCGTCGCCGAAGTCGAAGGTGACCATGATGAGGGCGTTGCCCTCGCTGGCGGTGGAGGTGATGCCCTCGACGCCGTCGACGGCCTTGAGGGTGTTCTCCAGCGGCTCGACGACCTGCTTCTCGACCACGTCGGGAGACGCACCCTGGTAGGGCGCCAGCACCGAGACCATCGGCAGTTCGATGGTGGGCAGCAACTGCTGCTTGAGCTGCGGTATCGCTATCGCGCCGAAGACCAGCGCGACCATCGAGATCAGCCCGATCAGGGCCCTTTGCGCGAGGCTGAATCTGGACAGCCAGGACATGGGTGGGGTCTCTCTTCTGTGGCGTACGCGGCAGAGGGCTCGGCGAGGAGGGGAACGCGAAGGGCCCACCCCTCCCGCCCCGTCCCACTATCGCCGCCCCCCGCAGCCGAAACGTCGCCCCTCGGGCTGCTTTCTTTCGCCGCGCATACCGCAGTTGGAGTACACCGCCGTACGCCGTGCTCCACCGGTCAGTCGGCCCGAGGGCGCACCAGGCCCGATTCGTAGGCGATGACCACCAGTTGGGCCCGGTCCCGCGCGCCCAGTTTCGCCATCGCCCGGTTCACATGGGTCTTGACGGTGAGCGGGCTGACCGCGAGCCGCTCGCCGATCCGGTCGTTGGAGTGGCCGCCCGCGACCAGGACCAGCACCTCGCGTTCGCGGCCGGTGAGCGCCGCCAGCCGTTCCGCGTACTCCGCGCTGTCCGGCCCCGCCGACGTACCGCTGCCGCCCTGGGCCAGGAACGTGGCGATGAGCCCCTTGGTGGCCGCCGGGGAGAGCAGCGCCTCCCCCGCCGCGGCGATCCGGATCGCGTTGAGCAGCTCCTCCGGCTCCGCGCCCTTGCCGAGGAAACCGGACGCCCCGGCGCGCAGCGACTGGACCACGTACTCGTCGACCTCGAACGTGGTGAGCATGACCACCCGCACCGCGGACAGCTCCGGGTCGGCGCTGATCATGCGGGTGGCGGCCAGCCCGTCGGTGCCCGGCATCCGGATGTCCATGAGCACCACGTCGGCGCGCTCGGCACGCGCCAGTTCCACGGCCCGTGCCCCGTCGGCCGCCTCGCCGACCACCACCATGTCCGGCTCGGAGTCGACCAGCACCCGGAACGCGCTGCGCAGAAGCGCCTGGTCGTCGGCGAGCAGCACCCGGATCGGCGCCTCCCGCGCCTCGGCCGCAGGTGTCGGTATCGGTCGGGTCATCGGCGGAGCCCCGTTCCGCCCGCCGTGCCCGGCCGCTCCGGTTCTCCCGTGCGGGCTTCGACGGGAAGGATCGCATGGACGCGGAACCCGCCGCCGTACCGAGGCCCGGCGGTGAGGCTCCCACCGAGGGCGGTGACGCGTTCGCGCATGCCGACCAGGCCGTGGCCGCCGCACTCCGGTCCGACGCCGTCGTCGGGACCGCCGCCGTCCGGACCGTGGCCGCCCGGTCCGCCGTCGCCCGGTCCGGTCGCGGGGCGGCGCCCCGCGCTCCCCCGGCCGTTGTCGAGCACGGTGACCTCCACGGTGGCTCCGACCCGTACGACGCTCACCTCGGCGGCGGCCGCCGCGCCCGCGTGCTTGCGTACGTTGGTCAGGGCTTCCTGGATGACGCGGTAGGCGGCGAGGTCGACGGCGGCGGGCAGCCGGTCGCGGTCGGCGCAGGCCACCTCGACGGGGAGGCCCGCGTTGCGGAAGGTGTCGACCAGTTCCCCGAGGACGGTGAGGCCGGGGGCGGGTTCGGTGGGCGCCTCGGGGTCGCCCTGCTGGCGCAGGAGGCCGACGGTGACCCGGAGCTCGTTGAGCGCGGAGCGGCTGGCGTCGCGTACGTGGGCGAGCGCTTCCTTGGCCTGGTCCGGGCGCTTGTCCATGACATGGGCGGCGACCCCGGCCTGGACGTTGACCAGGGCGATGTGGTGGGCGACGACGTCGTGGAGGTCGCGGGCGATCCTCAGCCGCTCCTCGGCGACCCGGCGGCGGGCCTCCTCCTCGCGGGTGCGCTCGGCGCGCTCGGCGCGTTCCCTGATGGCGTCGATGAAGGCGCGCCTGCTGCGTACGGCGTCGCCGGCGGCTCCGGCCAGTCCGGTCCAGGCGAAGACGCCGAAGTTCTCCTGGCTGTACCAGGGGGTGGAGCCGAAGAGCATGGCGGTGGCCGTGACCGCCCCCATGGTCAGCAGTCCGACCCGCCAGGTGGTGGGACGGTCGGTGCGCGAGGCGACGGTGTAGAGGGCGATGACCGTGCTCATGACGACCGGGGCGGGCGGCTCCATCAGGACGTACTCGGTGACCGAGAGCGCTCCGGTGACGGCGAGGACCTGCATCGGGCGCCGTCGCCGCAGGACGAGGGCGATCGCGGAGAGCGTCATCAGGAGGACGCTGAAGAGTTCGGGGGTGCGGGTTCCGAAGGTGGGGGGCCCGTGATAGTCGCCCGGAGCGGCGAAGGAACCGCAGATCATCGCGGAGAGGGTGCAGAACGCCAGCGTCGCGTCGAACGCGAGGGGATGGTCCCGGAGCCAGCGGCGGGCCCGCGCGAAGCCGGACGAGAGGGTGGTCACGACCAGCTACCGTACGCGGCCGCCCCTCGGAGCCGTACGCCTTCGCGGGAAGCGGCCGGAGGCGGGGCGGGCGGGGCCGGGACGCACCGCTGCCCCGCTCCGGCGGACCGGGCGCGGGGCAGGGTGTACTGCGGGGAGTGCCGGTGCGGCTGTCGCGGGCCGCCGGGCGGGCCGTCGGGTCAGTTGGGGATGAGCCCGTCGTCGCCGAGCATGGCGCGCACCTCTTCGAGAGTGGCGTCGGACGCCGGCAGGATCAGCTCGGACGGCTCCAGGGAGTCGTCCGGGAGCGGGCTGCCGAGCTCGCGCACCTTGTCCAGGAGCGCGTGGAGGGTGGTGCGGAAACCGGGTCCGTCACCGCTCTCCATCTCCTTGAGCAGGACGTCGTCGAGCTCATTCAGTTCGACGACATGACTGTCGGCCAGCTCGACCTGGCCCTCCCCCATGATCCGTACGATCATGACGCTGCCCTCACTGCTTGTCGAACTTGTGCGGGGACGACTGCGGCTGCTGCGCACCACCCTGGGCGCCGCCCTCGATGGCCTGCTGCGAGGGCGAGGAGCCGCCCGCCAGCTCGGCCTTCATGCGCTGCAGCTCCAGCTCCACGTCGCTGCCGCCGGAGATCCGGTCCAGCTCGGCGGCGATGTCGTCCTTCGCCGTGCCGCTCGGGTCGTCGAGGGCTCCGGAGGCGAGCAGCTCGTCGATGGCGCCGGCCCTCGCCTGGAGCTGCTGCGTCTTGTCCTCGGCCCGCTGGATCGCAAGGCCGACGTCGCCCATCTCCTCGGAGATGCCGGAGAACGCCTCGCCGATCCGGGTCTGGGCCTGGGCCGCCGTGTAGGTGGCCTTGATGGTCTCCTTCTTCGTGCGGAAGGCGTCGACCTTGGCCTGGAGGCGCTGCGCCGCGAGGGTGAGCTTCTCCTCCTCGCCCTGGAGCGTGCTGTGCTGCGTCTCCAGGTCGGTGACCTGCTGCTGGAGCGCCGCACGCCGCGACAGCGCCTCGCGGGCCAGGTCCTCGCGGCCCAGCGCCAGCGCCTTGCGGCCCTGGTCCTCCAGCTTGGACGACTGGCCCTGCAGCTGGTTCAGCTGCAGCTCCAGGCGCTTGCGGGACGTCGCCACGTCGGCGACACCACGACGCACCTTCTGCAGCAGTTCCAGCTGCTTCTGGTACGAGTAGTCGAGGGTCTCGCGCGGGTCTTCGGCCCGGTCAAGGGCCTTGTTCGCCTTCGCGCGGAAGATCATTCCCATACGCTTCATGACACCGCTCATGGGCTTCGCGCGCCCCCTTCTGACGGACTGAGCTCCAGCACTCCCGATAGAACCCACAGTACGGGCCCTGTCTCTATTACCGCACTGTTCGGGCGCGGATGTGCTCCTCCCCAAGGACGAGTACGCGAGGGAAACGATCCCGCCCAGGGTGTAGGTGAAGCTCCGGGACGCGCGGTGTCGGGTGCGGGAACAGGTGGTTGACCCCCGTATCACCCGGTCGGGGCCGTCGCCTGGCCCGGTCGGCGGCCCTCCGTTGCCGGATCGTTCCCGCCCGCGTTCCCGGGCCCGCGCGCCGACCCCGTACCCTTGGGTTTTGTGTTCCGTAGCCGCGCCAAGACAGAGAAGGCCCCCACCGACAAGGTGACGGCGGACCTCTCCCAGCAGCCCCGCGACCCGCAGGCTCCCAAGGGTCGCCCCACCCCCAAGCGCAGCGAGGCCCAGTCGCAGCGCCGCCGTGCCGCGTCCGCCGCACCGGCGGACCGCAAGGCGGCCGTGAAGCGCCAGCGCGAAGCGCGCCGGGCCGACATGGCCCGCCAGCGCGAGGCGCTCGCGTCGGGCGACGAGCGCTTCCTCCCGGTCCGCGACAAGGGCCCGGTGCGGCGCTTCGTCCGTGACTACGTGGACTCGCGCTTCTGCGTCGCGGAGTGGTTCCTGCCGCTCGCCGTGATCATCCTGGTCCTCAGCGTGATCCAGGTGCCGAACATGCAGGCCATCGTGATGATGCTCTGGCTCGGCGTGATCGTCCTGATCGTGATCGACTCGATCGGTCTGGGGTTCCGCCTGAAGAAGCAGCTCCGCGAGCGCTTCCCGGACACGCCGAAGCGCGGTGCCGTGGCGTACGGCCTGATGCGCACGCTCCAGATGCGCCGACTGCGGCTGCCCAAGCCGCAGGTCAAGCGCGGAGAGCGGCCCTGAGCACGGACACCTCCGGCTTCACCGGGGTCTCCTCGGCGTGGCCGGCGGGTCTCGGCGGCATACGCGACACGGTCCGCCAGGAGCTGGTCGCCCGGCAGCTCGACGAGCAGATGGCCGGGCGCTTCCCGGTCGGACAGCGGCTGCGCGTCCTGGACGTGGGCATGGGCCAGGGCGCCCAGGCGCTGCGGCTCGCGCGGGCCGGCCACTCGGTGACCGGCCTGGAGGCGGACGCCGAGATGCTGGCCGCCGCCCGGAAGTCCCTGGCGACCGAGCCGGAGGGCATCCGTGAGCGGGTCCGGCTCGTCGAGGGCGACGGCCGTGAGACCGGGGTGCACTTCCTGCCCGGCAGCTTCGACGTGGTGCTGTGCCACGGCGTCCTGATGTACGTCGAGGAGCCGGACCCCATGCTGGCCGGGCTCGCCCGGATGCTGGCCCCCGGCGGGCTCCTCTCCCTGCTCGTGCGGAACGCGGACGCGCTGGCGATGCGGCCGGGGCTCTCGGGTGACTTCGCCGGAGCCCTGACCGCCTTCGACACCGCCACGTACACCAACCGTCTCGGCCTCACCGTGCGCGCGGACCGGCTCGACGCCCTGCGCGCCACGCTCGCCGGGATCGCCGCTCCCCTGCACGCCTGGTACGGGGTCCGCGTGTTCACGGACACCGTGGACAACGACGTGGAGCTGCCGGCCGACGAGCTGGAACGGGTGCTGACCCTGGAGGACCGGGCCGGACGCACCGACCCGTACCGGGGTGTGGCGGCACTGCTGCACCTGTGCGGCGTA
Proteins encoded in this window:
- a CDS encoding efflux RND transporter permease subunit, translating into MSWLSRFSLAQRALIGLISMVALVFGAIAIPQLKQQLLPTIELPMVSVLAPYQGASPDVVEKQVVEPLENTLKAVDGVEGITSTASEGNALIMVTFDFGDEGTKQLVADIQQAVNRARAQLPADVDPQVIAGSTDDIPTVVLAVASDEDQQVLADRLDRAVVPALQDIDGVGQVTVDGVRELQVSVVPDDKKLAAAGLNAGTLAGALQSGGATVPAGSFSESGKNRTVQVGGPFTSLQQIEDLQVVAEDPAGGSGGPAKPVRLGDVAEVVQEPSTAVSITRTNGRPSLAVMATMDKDGSAVVISDAVREKLPDLRKDLGSGAELTVVSDQGPAVSKSISGLTTEGALGLVFAVVVILVFLASIRSTLVTAVSIPLSVVLALIVLWTRDLSLNMLTLGALTIAIGRVVDDSIVVLENIKRHLGYGEERHAAIITAVKEVAGAVTSATLTTVAVFLPIGLVGGMVGQLFGSFSLTVTAALLASLVVSLTVVPVLSYWFLRPPKGTPEDAAEARRLAEEKEAASRLQRIYVPILRFATRRRVTSLVIAVAVLLGTFGMVPLLKTNFFDPGEQEVLTVKQELAPGTSLEAADEAARKVEEVLAEDKGVKDYQVTVGSSGFMAAFGGGTGSNQASYQVTLKDAADSEDARDRIDTALGKLDGIGDTTIAAGDGFGSQDLSVVVKAADGDVLAKAAEAVRTEVATIEDVTDVQSDLAQSVPRISVTANDKAAAAGFDSAALGGIVAGAVRGTPAGSATLDDTERDIVIRSAKPAATMAELKALPLGPVELGDIADVKLVPGPVSMTRIDGQRSATITAKPVGDNTGAVSTDLAKKLDALDLPEGATATIGGVSADQEEAFGQLGLAMLAAIAIVFMLLVATFRSLVQPLILLVSVPFAATGALALLLITGTPLGVPAMIGMLMLIGIVVTNAIVLIDLINQYRAQGLGIVEAVIEGGRHRFRPILMTALATIFALLPMALGVTGEGGFISQPLGVVVIGGLISSTLLTLLLVPTLYAMVELRKERRARKKAAKRAAKEGTTPEARTEEPREAEPAKA
- a CDS encoding response regulator transcription factor; this encodes MTRPIPTPAAEAREAPIRVLLADDQALLRSAFRVLVDSEPDMVVVGEAADGARAVELARAERADVVLMDIRMPGTDGLAATRMISADPELSAVRVVMLTTFEVDEYVVQSLRAGASGFLGKGAEPEELLNAIRIAAAGEALLSPAATKGLIATFLAQGGSGTSAGPDSAEYAERLAALTGREREVLVLVAGGHSNDRIGERLAVSPLTVKTHVNRAMAKLGARDRAQLVVIAYESGLVRPRAD
- a CDS encoding sensor histidine kinase, producing MTTLSSGFARARRWLRDHPLAFDATLAFCTLSAMICGSFAAPGDYHGPPTFGTRTPELFSVLLMTLSAIALVLRRRRPMQVLAVTGALSVTEYVLMEPPAPVVMSTVIALYTVASRTDRPTTWRVGLLTMGAVTATAMLFGSTPWYSQENFGVFAWTGLAGAAGDAVRSRRAFIDAIRERAERAERTREEEARRRVAEERLRIARDLHDVVAHHIALVNVQAGVAAHVMDKRPDQAKEALAHVRDASRSALNELRVTVGLLRQQGDPEAPTEPAPGLTVLGELVDTFRNAGLPVEVACADRDRLPAAVDLAAYRVIQEALTNVRKHAGAAAAAEVSVVRVGATVEVTVLDNGRGSAGRRPATGPGDGGPGGHGPDGGGPDDGVGPECGGHGLVGMRERVTALGGSLTAGPRYGGGFRVHAILPVEARTGEPERPGTAGGTGLRR
- a CDS encoding PspA/IM30 family protein, whose product is MKRMGMIFRAKANKALDRAEDPRETLDYSYQKQLELLQKVRRGVADVATSRKRLELQLNQLQGQSSKLEDQGRKALALGREDLAREALSRRAALQQQVTDLETQHSTLQGEEEKLTLAAQRLQAKVDAFRTKKETIKATYTAAQAQTRIGEAFSGISEEMGDVGLAIQRAEDKTQQLQARAGAIDELLASGALDDPSGTAKDDIAAELDRISGGSDVELELQRMKAELAGGSSPSQQAIEGGAQGGAQQPQSSPHKFDKQ
- a CDS encoding DUF3043 domain-containing protein yields the protein MFRSRAKTEKAPTDKVTADLSQQPRDPQAPKGRPTPKRSEAQSQRRRAASAAPADRKAAVKRQREARRADMARQREALASGDERFLPVRDKGPVRRFVRDYVDSRFCVAEWFLPLAVIILVLSVIQVPNMQAIVMMLWLGVIVLIVIDSIGLGFRLKKQLRERFPDTPKRGAVAYGLMRTLQMRRLRLPKPQVKRGERP
- a CDS encoding class I SAM-dependent methyltransferase, with product MAGRFPVGQRLRVLDVGMGQGAQALRLARAGHSVTGLEADAEMLAAARKSLATEPEGIRERVRLVEGDGRETGVHFLPGSFDVVLCHGVLMYVEEPDPMLAGLARMLAPGGLLSLLVRNADALAMRPGLSGDFAGALTAFDTATYTNRLGLTVRADRLDALRATLAGIAAPLHAWYGVRVFTDTVDNDVELPADELERVLTLEDRAGRTDPYRGVAALLHLCGVRG